From the genome of Ascaphus truei isolate aAscTru1 chromosome 15, aAscTru1.hap1, whole genome shotgun sequence:
gtaccccagggctctgtcctgggacctcttctcttttctctgtacacactctctctaggtgacctaataacataatttgggtttaaatatcacctctatgctgacgacacacaaatgtacttttcaacacccgaccttacacctgctgtacaaaccaaagtttctgaatgtctctctgctatatcattctggatggccctccgccgccttaaactcaacatggctaaaacagagctcctcatacttcctcccaaacctggccctactacctccttccacattactgttggaactacgatcattcacccagtagcccaagcacgctgcctaggggtcacactcgactcctctctcacattcgcccctcacattcaaaacatttctaaaacttgtcgctttttcctccgcaatataacaaagatacaccctttcctctgttgctcgactgctaaaactctgactcaggccctcattctctcccgtcttgattactgtaacctcctgctgtccggccttcctgcctctcacctgtctcccctacaatctatcctaaatgctgctgtcagaatcactctactctttcctagatctgtctcagcatctcccctcatgaaatccctctcctggcttccgatcaaatcccgcatctcacactccattcttctcacttttaaagctttacactcttctgcccctccttacatctcagccctaatttctcgctatgcaccatcccgactcttgcgttctgctcaaggatgtcttctttctaccccctttgtatctaaagccctctcccgccttaaacctttttcactgactgccccacacctctggaatgcccttcccctcagtacccgactagcaccctctctatccacctttaagacccaccttaagacacacttgcttaaagaagcatatgaatagcactgtgaatattctgaacacatgatacataaagcttggccccctgcagacgcacttaccagaactccctcctactgtctctgtacgttctccctacctaccaattagactgtaagctcctcagggcagggactcctcttccttaatgttacgtttatgtctaaagcacttattcccatgatctgttatttatattatctgtgatttatttgattaccacatgtattactactgtgaagcgctatgtacattaatggcgctatataaataaagacatacaatacagctgCACCTCATACTTTTTAAAATCGTATTTATTTCACATTGCATGTTTGTTAATTAATTTGCGCTTATATTTTTCTCACTGCCAAAAAACTGTTAACCCAGTAGCTGATTTATGACAGCGGTGGGCTTATGGAGTTAGAACAAAAAGTCCATATATTTAATTATAAATTAGAATTCAACACTGTGTGTTTTGGGTTCGTACATTTTCATCttctactccagtgacctctctgggaaagaCCTGTGATATTTGGTAACATACGGTATAGagatttctgtttgttttataaTTTTATAAAGTAGAAGGTTTTTTCATGTTTCTGTGTTGGACAGACCCACTGCCCAACTCTACCCTGGCCCCAGTCAATAACCACAGAATGATGCTAAAAAGCATTAGCACTTTTACCCACTGTCGCCATGCTGTGACAGGATAAAACACAATATATAGCTGTTATAATTATAACACATAGGGAGGTGATTGGGGCCTCCAACGTCCCCTAATCTCAGGTAATTTCCCTATCTGCTTCTGCTCCGTCTCTATATACCATACCTTTCATTTTTCCGCCCACACTCCCTAGCCACGCCCTCCCTCTGGCCTGCCCAATCACAGCACTCTGCCCATTGCCCAGCACCTACTCCTCAGCCAATCACTTGACACCTGTTCCACATCTGCCTGGTAACACAAAGCTCACTTTCCCGCCAAAACAGAACTAGCCCCAAACAAAACCCAGAGGTGAGCGAGGAGCTTCCAGTCCCATGCTCCCCAACagtcccgtgcccccccccacagTCCTGTGTCCCCCCACAGTcccttcacctttattatgaaggccgtcacaccccttaccctaaaaccacaCATCCTAATCACTtaacctaaaaccccctaccccaagCACTTACCCTATACCCCTTAAATGAACCCCATACccaaaacagtaataaaacttacattAGAAGTGGCTTGTGGCGGAAGGTCTGTCTGCGGCATAATGCCGACAGCAAATTGGTCACGGCGAAACTATTCCGATTCCCAGCTAAGTGAGGCTACAGACAGCTTCAGCATAATGGGAAACGCACATTTTATTAGAAATAACGGCATGGAAATATAAATCATTAAGAACAACACTTTTCTctaaataaaactacaataagaATCATACAAATAACCTGCATTTAATAAGTTATAACCTTTTTATCCTTTTAAAATGCTCGTTTTATGCACCATAAACTAAAGTCACTTTTCATTGTGATTTAGCGTAACACAGATACATGTGTGCACTTATATGTGAGCGTCAGTCGCTGGTTATCCCTAATCATGCTTAGCTCTAGAGATAGGTAACACACCTTTGTGTGTCCTTTTGTGTttcctcaggctggataagtcactaaattccttcccacattccccacatacatgcggtctctcccctgtgtgtatcctcctgtgtgtgttcaggctggataactgactaaatccttttccacattccccacatacatggggtctctcccctgtgtgtgtccttttgtgTCTGATCAGGCTGGATACgttactaaatcccttcccacattccccacatacatgcggtctctcccctgtgtgtgtcctcttgtgtctgatcaggctggataactcactaaatcccttcccacattccccacatacatgcggtctctcccctgtgtgtgtcctctcgtgtgtgttcaggctggataactcgctaaatcccttcccacattctccacatacatgcggtctctcccctgtgtgtgtcctcttgtgtgtgttcaggttggatgacacactaaatcccttcccacattccccacatacatgcggtctctcccctgtgtgtgttctcttgtgtgtgttcaggctggatacgtcactaaatcccttccaacattccccacatacatgtggtttctcccctgtgtgtgtccttttgtgtatgttcaggttggataaccgACTAAACACCTTCatacattccccacatacatgcagtccctccctgctctgtgtcctcttctgtaggttctggtctgataaccaagtcagactcttcccactttctccaagatcttttcctgtggcagcggctaatatatatcttttggaatgagaagcagttacattgtttattaattgccttgactggttgaaagatgcattttctgtcatatttagtggaatgttgcaagattgttctgtcctcatcttttccatatactcatttgggtgtttgaacttcagatgtttgaggaggtaatcctggctgctaaaagcaaccttgcagtgttgGCGTGGGTGGGTTATTGGTGCTTGTCTTTGTACTAGACGAGAcaaaaaagtcactgttacacaaactgtcttacaaaaggcCATGGAGGAGAGGTAAGTTGGGATATCACAAAAAGTTCAGAatgaaagtaaactgtagatgtacattgtaaaaatgaagggtttagcacaacatgtgcagcattagggccgggagaatagatgtagtggatcatacattcaaagtggatcataatatttaacgatttaaaaggaaatctcactagctgcaaaacaccaattaaagtggcagaaataATTTGATAGATAGTAAGTCGATAGGTTCAGTTGTGaaggtataattaaaaaaaaaaaaattcagatccTTCAAATCCTTAGTCACTGAAGTAATGAAGTGGGgttattattgtattttaatattgttgatgtattgttttaaacgtgtatatatattttttgttaatacaggtaaaccccgttataacgcgcctcgttataccgcgattcggttataacgcggttttcccgtggcttccgtttaaaaaaaaaaattatttaaattttttttgcacactgcacacactctgctcactgcacacacactgctcacactgacacacactgcacactcactgctcattgctcacactgcacactgcacacacactattcattgctcacactgcacactacacacacactgctcattgctcacactgcacacacactgctcattgctcacactgcacacacactgctcattgctcactgcacacactgcacacacactgctcacactgacacacactgcacacttcacacacactcctcattgctcacactgcacactgcacacacactgttcacactgacacacactgcacacaatgctcattgctcacactgacacacactgcacactgcacacactgacacacactgcacacacactgctcattgctcacactgacacacactgcacacacactcaaagcacaTAAATGCAATTTGGGGGGAATCCCTTATCTGTGTCCTGGCTGTCCTCTGAGCTGTCCCGGGATCTATTGCCACCTAGTTGTTAAATCCAATGTGGGAGTGATGACCCTCTGGATGGTAGCCTCAGGGGGTTCCTACACTCTGCTGGACTGGTGGTGGCTGGCAATCTCCTCCGTTGCAGACgatcccggaagtgacgtcagcatgTGATGACCCGGCCGTGACAACTTCCTCCTCTAAGAAAAGGGATTCCCTGGGCCCGCAGTGGCTGATTTCCACTCGACTGACAGAGCTCCGTGGAATGTAATAATCCTATTTCTAGATCTGTACCACTCAGAGAATGAAGAGGACtgatgtaaatatatgtatgtgcaataaatggtcacactcgactcctctctcgtTTTTCACATATCAGCAGCCACAGACACACGTTgacgcgcaccgcaaaaccagggggctgggagggagagggagggggctgggagggagagggaggagggatgaatcgccgccatttttttaaaactttttatttatttatttaattaattaacttccttccctcctcactccctcccgatcatgcgcgcggcggccattttttttttaaattagcgcgaccccgttactaacgcggtggtctcagggtggaccccgaggaccgcgttataacggggtttacctgtattttaaaccacatttgtctaatagggatattgggcattagtcctGAAGGGTTGGTAACCACAGACATGAAacgggttaatgttattttgatcatagGTTTCTGTAATAATAGAAATATTAACCCAATGCGGTATGTAAGACATTATTAACAGTCGCGTTAATTCCCATATTGCAAGATTGGCCCAGTAAATTATTGCCACAATCTTGATATATACTACcttaaaattgcggtaataacacccgttagtttattatttccccgggtgcgatattaactccagTTTAACAGAATTTGATGTATCTGAGCAGTAGTGTTTTGTTTATGCCTGCGGGACAAACCAAGAGCTAACCATGCTTTACTAGCAACTAAGGTGGCAAAAGGGGTTAGGTAGcgtaatgtaatttttatattATCCCCtctgtggtcagctagtcatggaaaccgatgactagttgacccgtggattactaaggggttaatatgtactgtaatgtattttaataactatTATATCATCTATTCCATGTTGTTTAGCTCATCTTGCCTATGTGTATAATGGgcagtatattggccattatatacataggaaagatggggctaacgccagcctggagtaggtgataaaatatttgcaGTATTTCTGCTGTTCCGATAAATATCGGAACTTGATGTACGGCAGTTTTTACTTGACAATGCTGTATTATGCCTGTTTTGTATCGGATCTGATGCTTTTAACGGGTCtgataaaaagtgctttatttttggcgcTGCAACGCTGATTCATTGTATTTAATAAGGAGAAAAAATGGAgaagggcagtgcactgccaaaaagacaggaggaggctcacaataAAATTAATCCTTTATTCTTGATCTGGATACAACATAACCCCTAAAGAGCTCAGAAAcaccacacctacgcgtttcgggccgtgtgccctttatcaaggtgtatattAGTGCATTAGACACCCAGTGTCTAAATACAGTCCCTGTTCGTGCCAAACCCGTAACGTCACGGCCCGCTATCCGATCAGCTTCCTGCTCCTTCATGCAGAAGCTCTGATTGGTTATGCTGCGtgtcaaaataacaaaactttattgACACTGAGCGTGAGCTTTATTGACACTCtgaggcctaggacatagtacattcagcgtcgctgaggcgggctgagccgcgctgaacagatgcacaaagcccctgcatctgtaatcagcgcggctatagtttcttcctctgcatgcttgctgatgcgtgcggagactgagaaaatcagaagtgtatgtgtatgcatatgtgtgtatatgtgtgtgtgtgtatatatatatgtgtgtgtggtgtgtatatgtgtgtgtgtatatatatatatatatatatatatatatatatatatatatgtgtgtgtgtgtgtgtgtgtgtatatgtgtgtgtgtgtgtgtgtgtatatatgtgtgtgtgtgtgtgtgtgtgtgtatatatgtgtgtgtgtgtgtgtgtgtgtgtatatatatgtgtgtgtgtgtgtgtgtgtgtgtgtgtgtgtgtgtgtgtgtgtgtgtgtgtgtgtgtgtgtgtgtgtgtgtgtgtgtgtgtgtgtgtgtgtgtgtgtgtgtgtgtgaatatatttatcaaagttgcacaatgttaataaataatttattcacacatgtcttttttttaatttttaaaatattatagaatatatacacacacacacacacacacacacacacacacacacacacacacacacacacacacacacacacacacacacacaggttccccagtgacacacaaacacgcagaccacttcaaagtgacacacacagttacccaatgacacacacacactgacagctaccaagtgacacacaacagtgatacccgcctcccaagcgcgctggctgtctcctctgccagaacagcaaaaagctcctggtagagcgagcggcagcaagcaacagcgagcagAAGCACCAAattctttactatgtcccaggcctgagCCTACTAAGAGGCTTACAATGGGCAGCAAATTATGCTATTGGTTAAACCCAAGCGTAACAAGCCCAACTTTATTGACACACGCATGAACATAGTATATTATGGCCGTGACCTCAGTGTTTGGTATGAAAACAATAAAACCATCATAACTATACCAAAAGATATTACAATATAAccataacaaaaacaaaaattgtacaaaaataataataaaacacctATAAATCAAAAATATAGTAAAACATAATACAACCCCCATAACAAATAACTTAACCACCTAGATCAAATATACGTACTACCTAGTCTGTCCTAGACTGGAAAAAATAGCCAGAATAAATTCCACATACATGAGATTAAAGGTGATAAATCTACAATACACCCATAATCCTAtaattttattaaaacaaacaataataTCTCCATAAAGAAGAGGAAAAGGAGAAGACAAGGGGACTGCTTTTAACGGGTCCGATAAAAAGGTGCTTTATTTTTGGCGCTGCAACGCTGATTCATTGTATTTAATAAGGCACTTTTTTATGGGCGGTAATACGGCATTTTtggttaccgcagcttgatgtatccggccctttgactcaagtcaggtttagtgatattaagttctagttgacccataatggtgtatgcagatctatcactatttgcaatttaacatcagtaataagacaatagagatgtaaaaaccaCACAACACACATTCCTGATTACCTGGTGCTGGTGTGTTACTTTTCCACAGCGCACCCccttgataccaagctctttcccatattcatctccaaACCAGACtaggagctctgtgtgtggggggaggtctgtgcaggttctgtagtagattttccttTGGTACTGGACcaccacaaggttctgttcttcctcgtttcacacacaatttacaaacctaaaattgggGGAGTTAGTGACGTCTATTTTATAAAGGAAAAGCTGAAAAAAGATACTAGTTGTTAATAATGTGACTTGTCTTTTCAATCTTCTATACAGTTTttgaggtgaacagaagttaatgGAGAGCAATGTATATACGATGGCTCACTTGTATGTACCCACAGTTTGATTGGAATGGGAGCCACAGGCTACACCAGTGACTACTTTcttattacttaaaaaataaatgaaaacactgTTGTAATTAAAAAGTCCCCGACAAGATGACACAAAGGCGAGTTTTCTTCCGGTGGAACTAATCAAAGTGTACACTATGGCTGcgtaacatcaaagtgtaacatttaagtgcgTGGAtttaatcttggagttgaaattggaggtgaagattggaggaagatctggactctgaacaacaagtttacaactgtgagaactttactttctaaaagttgtgattatttgtactcttcctatcctccaataactgggaagtctctcctcctgtatctcaccatgccctccttattgctttttctgtttactgtttcctcactccttggtgaatgtccctgttctctccaacttccccactccccactgcaccattatttatacacctctctcccaacaaccctcaataaaaaaaacacccacacaaatcctctattcacaccctctatctactccttcctgctgctcggGATCTCCCCTaaacctgaagccagacatacacacctgatctcacccacggctccctgccatctcttcccctgtaaatggtgttaaccttttcatttaacactgactaaccttaaaacttgccccacaaatcaagcatcccaatagcctgcactcatggctattgtcccacagtcacttataccacccattgtggccaagcacacccatctacagcatttattccctcacctgctgtctctgtaagtttcccctcaaacctcttagattgtaaactcttcgggcagggatttcctttcccaatGTCTGATTTTtcctgcacttattgtattattataatttcttgtactgtattctttgagaAGCGCGGAGTACACttttgcgctatataaataaagacatacaatacaatactaaacagaaagtggggttgatgtacagtaacaaggtgTTGTAGCAGGAACGTGTTCCATTAGCAACCTGAGCGTATAACAGGCGCTCGACTGATTTGGAAACTGGAATGTAGAAAAGCCTTGAGCCACAGTCTAATGAGGTAACAATGTCAGTTTGGGCTTGAAACGCCTCCCTGTCATGGCCATCCCCCACACATCCCGCGCATCTTATCGCTCCACATAGACCACAGATCGCGGATTATACCCGTGTATGCGCCGCCAGGCAGTCAGACGCACGTGCAGCAGTGACcactggggctgtagcctaaggcaggggggcgcaaacttttttccctgcacccccctgccggatgtcctcctctccacgcgccccctccctcctcctccttaccttgattcccggcgtctggacatcatgacgtcacgttgctatgtcacatgaccccgctgcatcacttgatgccgcgttgccatggcgacgcgtcttcAGGTGgcggctgaatcacggtaagtgaggtttacagtggctctgcagctcccccggcacttaatttaggTGCCTTCGGGAggcgcgcgggacctctgtaaaccctgcgccccccgctgGTAATCTCGCGCaacccactttgcgcaccgctggcctaaGGCTACATACAAGCAGCAATGGTGCTGAACAAGGCTGTGAGGAGAAGAcaggagtgaggggaaaggtgcaAAGAGCTGCTGTGATCACATGCTCATTGCCATTTACTTGACTGGCTGTTAAAGTGCAATTGAGGCTATTGCGctttagtgaatctagtgtttggtaaacaaaggaggcaaagtggataaggaaaaataaccccctgcagatcagtacctgggaggcaaataaagggtgtgggaggaagggggatacagaacacaaacagcaataGAAACACACAGTAAGAGAAACCATGTGAGACTTCTCCTGAGGGGAAATAATTTGACAAGCTGTTTGGgggataaataaaatgaatatttctgTTTCTTCAGTAGTTTCGGGAGGTTTTGCAAGGATTTGGAAAGACAATAAGTGATGGTAATTGTCACAGAATAATAGTCTGGAGAATATAGATTTGGCATTAGCTGCCCAGTAAACTAGGTAAAGTAGTGTAGGTGACAGCAACCACAGTTATCCATAATGTCAACAGCTGCCTGTGGTTTaattaaccctgttcttttaacgtaaccatgtatttttatatctCTATGCCTAGGCCATACTTGAATCTCGTCAATAATAGAGAGAAAGAACTCAGCTAGTTACTCTGTAACCAGACATAGTGTAACATTGTGATCAGTTAAAATAACCTTTATTACTATCTAGGGTAAACTAAAGTGGTGCATACATAAAAACAATACAACATATAAAATCTTGCCTTATATACTATAGGGTCACATGAATAAATTGCTAGAATAAGCATACCAAATTGAAATCCTGAAGAATACCGTTAGTATATGAGAGTATTATTTAACTAGACCACCCATTGTATAGTATATCTGAATACTGGAATAGTAATTGTATAGTCTGGTTAGACAGTCTGCCTGCTGGGATGGTATATATATGGTCTTGTTAGGCAATCTAACTCCAGTGTGAACCAaaatagatatactgtgtgtcaagagagagaggatttggcccaggattttaaaggggttacaccccatttgccccccctctactctcacctgggaagcaaggggttaactggactgagcccctacagccgcaattagagcggctttagtaggggctcgcctacgcttccgcaagcgcgcggaagcgtaggtcttgggggaatttaaaattcccccacttgccggcgcgacagaccggtcacgtgagcggttcgcccaatgagggcgagccagctccgtgacgtcactggcccgcccccagccaatgatgcgcccgccccctgacagagcgtgcggtaagcaaccgcaaggccagggaaagcacccgctttccctgagcctcagcacgcgagcagggagcctggccgcggcctaaggccccgctgcctcagaccacgcgcccgcactgcagacaggcagcacgtggagaggcacttgaccgctgtagggagcgggagtggCGGCCGGGGGCTGTAGTTTGAGCGGAGGActgcagcgggggtctcccgggctgcaggagggacaacccacatgccctctgctgctctccgtgctacttccccctccacatgccctatGCTGCTCTCCATGCAGCTCCCgtccaataccccccccccccccccatctccagcGGATGGCTTCAGCGGGGGTCGGTCTCCTGGGCTGCAGGAGGGTGCTGCTGCCGGCTgtatgctggaaggtaagcagatccccccccccccccccacatgccctccTCTCCATGTTGATCCCTCCCTCCatgacacacacacttcccccctaccttttggaggtgggggaagctctgacagctccagcccccgccgctgataggctcaccagcgcaccacgtgatgcgtcaccgctcgggatcgcaattctcttgcatcccctggcggctgacgcgtcacagcgcgtagtgagccgtgcagcgaggggggactgggactggctcgggaggatacccctgctggtaaCGCACACGCGGCctccggacgcagcgggaccaaagcctaagaaGGCAGGAGATATAAATATCCTCAaagtgtaaggctgcgtccatagaagtacaagccgtgctgagccgtgcggacgctccgcgctgagcccctgcatcctcaatgaggatgtatttagagggggctcacgcgagcgtccacaggcgtgctgacgagttggatttttcagccgacagccaagctgtttttcagcgcgctgtcggctgaaaacatccaatcagcgcgaagcagcgtcaacgtcatggcaccgtgacgtcggcgccgtgacgttaacgtcagtgcgtcgcgggcgattggcccagcgacgtcactgccccgcctcccaccacctccccccgcctcccggctcgcctgcatgtgcatgaaatcgcacagcttcagcaggcgagcctcagcgtcagtgcgcctcagcactgctc
Proteins encoded in this window:
- the LOC142466828 gene encoding uncharacterized protein LOC142466828 — translated: MEKMRTEQSCNIPLNMTENASFNQSRQLINNVTASHSKRYILAAATGKDLGESGKSLTWLSDQNLQKRTQSREGLHVCGECMKVFSRLSNLNIHKRTHTGEKPHVCGECWKGFSDVSSLNTHKRTHTGERPHVCGECGKGFSVSSNLNTHKRTHTGERPHVCGECGKGFSELSSLNTHERTHTGERPHVCGECGKGFSELSSLIRHKRTHTGERPHVCGECGKGFSNVSSLIRHKRTHTGERPHVCGECGKGFSQLSSLNTHRRIHTGERPHVCGECGKEFSDLSSLRKHKRTHKGVLPISRAKHD